The Streptomyces sp. DG1A-41 genomic sequence CAGCGCATCCTGCAGGGCGAGCAGCCGCCGCTGACGCTCGTGGTGCTGGACGAGGCAGCGCTGCACCGCCCGATCGGCAGCCGCGAGATCATGCACAACCAACTCGCGCACCTGTTGAGTTTCCGGGACCAGCGCTGGGTGAACATCCAGGTGCTGCCCTTCGGTGCCGGTGAACACGCCAGCCTCGTCGGGTCGTTCAACGCGCTCCGCTTCGACGACGACCCTGAGATCGTGTACACGGAGGACATGATCTCTGGCCACATGACGGCCAACCCCGACACTGTCAGGGAAGCCGCCCGCCGTTACGCTTCCTTGCAGGCCGCTGCCCTCTCAGTGAGGGACTCGGCGGCACTGATTGCGCGTGTGATGGAGGAGCGCTATGGGGAGCAGCCAGAACCTGACCAACGCGCGGTGGCGTAAGTCGTCGTACAGCGGCAACACCGGCGGTGATTGCGTGGAGGTCGTCGACCTCGGTCTTCCCGGCGTCGCCGTGCGCGACTCCAAGAAGCCCGAGGTCGGGATTCTCACCGTCTCTCCGGAGGCCTATGCCGCCTTCGTGATGTACGTCAGCGCGTGAAGACGAAGTACTTCCACGCGCCGTACGTCGTGGTGTTGACGTTGTCGCCCGACGTCGGGTCGATGTAGGACGAGCGGATCCGGAAGCGCGGACCGACCGGCGGCGTGCCGTCGAGCGTGGTCGCGTCCTTGCCGTAGCGGTCGAGGGCGAAGTACTCCGTGGCCGTGGTGCGCCACGCGCCGTCGGAGTAACGCTGGACTTGGAGCTGGTACTTGCGGCCCGGGTACATCGACATCGTCGTGTTGTGGACCGGGTCCTTGGACTGGCGGAAGTAGAAGTACTTCTGGTTCCAGGCGGTCGCCGACTTGTAGTAGCCGCTCAGGGACGTCGAGATCTTGACCCTGGTGTAGACCGAGTTGGTGACCGTCTTCGGGGCGTAGCGCGTGTCGCCCGTGAACTTCGCGCTGACCTTCGTGTCACGGGTCAGGTGGATCGTCGCCGCGAGGTCGCCGGCCGAGTTGACCGTGCCCTTCTTCACCAGCGTGTTCGGCTTGTCGGAGCCGTACGGGTCGGCCCAGATCTCGACCGTGCGGTTCTTGTACGTCGTGCCGAGGTGCGCGGTGAAGGTGATGTCACGGCCGTAGTCGTACACCTTGCCGTTGTTGGTCAGCGTCAGCGTGGTCGCCGTCTTCGCCACGGTCGTCGATGCCGAGGCCGTGGCGCCCGCGTGGTCGGCGTCGCCCGCGTACGTGACCGTGTACGTCACCTTGCCGCCGGCGGGCGGCGTGTCCGTGAAGGAGTACGAGCCGTCCGCGGCGACCGTCGCCGTGCCGAGCGGCTTGCCGGACGGGGACTCGTCGTCGGTGCGGGTGACGGAGACGGTGGTGCCCGCCGGGAACGCGGCCGAGGAGGTCAGCGACCCGGTGAGGGTGAGGGACTTGGCGCGGGTGGCCGTGGCGGGGGCGTTCGCCGTGAGGGTGGTGGACGTCTTGGTCGGGGCGTCGAGGATCCGCAGCGAGTAGACGTTGCTGTCGTTCTCCGAGATCGCGAACAGCTTGGTCTCGTCGGGTGCCCAGGCCAGGCCCGCCGGGGCCAGGGTGTCGGCGCCGCTGCTGGTGCCGGTGTTGGGGAAGTCGTACTGCTTCAGCGGCGTCGAGGTGCCCGGCTTGAAGACGTGGACGTCCGGGTCGTACCAGGAGAAGGTGCCCGCCGCGACGTCGCCGTTCGGGGCGATGTCCACCGCGTTCGGGTAGGTGTTGGTGACGTACTTGCCGTCCGCGGACAGGTCCGTGAGCTTGTACACCGCCTGGTAGTACGGGGCGCCGCTGGCCGTGACGACGTCCTTGCCGTCCGGCGTGACCGCGAGGTCCTGGAGGTTGCCGCCGCCGGTGTTGCCCGGGTCGAAGGCGTACGCCGTACGGCTCGCCGTGCCGGAGGAGACGTCGTACACGGCGAGTTCGACCGGGCTCTGGCCCGGCGCGCCCGCGACGAGCGTGCCCGGGGCGCCCGCGGAGGCGTCCAGGATCGGGGCCTCGTAGAAGGTGCGGCTGGTGTCCTGCCCCAGGGTGAGGCCCGGGTCGGCGGCGTTCGGGTCGAGCGAGCCGATGTTGCCGTCGCCGGAAGCGCCGTAGCTGAACCACAGCTTGCCGCCGGCCAGGGCGACGTATGCCGGGCCGGCGCCCTGGCCCGTGGACCAGCGGCGGGTCTCGGTCGCCGTGGCCGTGTCGATCGCGACGACCGCGGTAGCGTCGTGCACGGCCGCGTACAGGGTGCCCGAGTCGGGCGACAGCTCCAGGCCGTGGACGCCGGGCAGCGAGCCGACGGTGCCGACGACCGTGCCGGCGTAGTTCGTGACGACGACCTGGCCGGCCGTCGGGTCGCTGATGAACACCCGCTGGTGGACCCCGTCGACGACGATGTCGCCGGTCGACTTCAGGGGCAGGGTCGTACTGGAGTCGGCCACCGCCGACCCGGCGCCGGTCGCGACGAGCGCGACCGAGCTGAAGAGGACCGCGAGCGCTGTGGCGGTAGGCAGAGTGCGTCTGCGCACGATGTTTTCGAACCCCCCGGAACGAAAGACGTGAGGGCCGGACGCGGCGGACTGGGCGCGCGTGCGGCTGTAGTGATCGAAGGTTAGGGGGTCGCACTGACAGCCGGGTGAACCGGTGTGTAAGAGGTGGGTGAGAGCACGTCGGAAGGTGCCGGGGCCGCTATCCGTCACAGCCGGCCCGGACGGTGACCGGTTCTCCTGCGTGGATGATCGAGCCGAGCATGGCGTGGGCGGCTTGGAGCTGTTCGATGGAGCGGCCCAGGCGCTCGCGTTCGTCCTTGAGGTCCTGGGCCATTTCCTCGCAGGTCGGCGCCAGGATGGCTCCCTCGTCGACCATGCAGGGCAGCACCTCCCGGATCAGGTCGGTGTTCAGCCCGGCCGCGAGCAGGATCCGGACGCGGCGCACGGTGGCCACATCGGACTCGTCGAACTCGCGGTAGCCGCTGACTCGCCGCTGCGGTCGCAGCAGCCCTTGCTGCTCGTAGTACCGCAGGCTCCTGGTGCTGACGCCGGTACGCCTCGACAGCTCGCCGATGAACATGTGACTCCCGGCACAAGAGTTTGACTCTGACATGGATGTCAAGGTTTAGCTTAGCCGCCATGACGACGACTCACAGCACCCAGGAATCTCGCACCATCGATCCGAAGGCCCTGGCGGGTAAGAAGGCCGTGGTCACCGGCGGCACCATCGGCATGGGCCGGGCCATCGCCCAGGCCTTAACCGACCGCGGCGCCGAAGTCCTCTACACCGGGCGCAATGACCAGCGCCTCGCCGAGGCCCAGGCGGCACTCGACACCCCGCTGGCCCACCCGGTGCGCTCCGACGCCACTGACGCCACTGCCATCGCCGCCCTCGGCGATCAGGTCGCCGACCGCCTCGGCCGCATCGACTACCTGTTCGTCAACCAGGGCATCGCCGAGTTCCAGACGCTCGAAGAGGTCACCGAGGAATCGTGGGACCGCATCTTCGACGTGAACGCCAAGGGCGCCTTCTTCACCGTCCAGCGGCTGGCACCGCTGATGTCCGAGGGCGGCTCGATCGTGTTCACCACCGTCTCCAACGGCCAGATCTTCCCCGGTCTCAGCGCCTACTCCGGGGCGAAGGAGGCCGTTGCCGCCTTCGCCAAGGTGCTCGCCGCCGAGCTTCTCCCCCGCAAGATCCGCGTCAACTCGATCGCCCCCGGGTTCATCCTCACCCCCACCATGGGCGTCGCCGAACTGACCGACGAGCAGCGCGCCGAGTTCGTCGAACAGGGCAACGCCTCCACCCCGATGGGCCGAGGAGGCACCGTGGAGGAGATCGCCGCCGCCGCGCTGTACCTGGCCGTCGAGGCCACCTTCACCACCGGCGTGGAACTCCCCGTGGACGGCGGGTTCGGCCAGGGCCTCGGCGCATGACCGAACCCTAGGGCGACTTCCCGCCCCCCTCGACCTCCACCTGGACACCGCGCAGTTCGGGCGGATCCGACGCTCTCGCCGGCCCCGCGTTCGCCGCCAGCAGCAGGGTCGCGACGGCGACGACGGCTGCGGCGAAGCCTCTGGCGTACCGCTCGGCGGTGCGTGGGCGTTCGAGCACGGCGACCTCGCAACAGGGGCGGCGACTACGACAGCAGCGTGTTAAGCACGCTTAACTCTCGGTTTAACCTAGGGGCTGTCCGAGCCGAAGGGCAAGGGGGGCAGGGGGGAGTTGGCGTGGGGGAGCGCGACGATCCGGGGACCATCGGGCGCCGGGTGCAGCGGTTGCGGGTCGAACGCGGAATGACGCAACGGGAGTTGGCGGAACCCGCGTACACCCCCGCCTATGTCTCCACCCTGGAGTCGGGCCGGGTGCGGCCCTCCGACGACGCCCTGCGGCATCTCGCCGGGCGGCTGGGCGTCGCCTTCGACGAACTCGCCACCGGGCGTTCGGCGCGGCTCGTGACCGAGCTGCGGATGCGGCTGACCGAGGCCCAGCGCGTCTTCGCCGTCGGTGAGGCCGAGGCGGCGGCGGAGCAGTACGCCGGGTTACTCGTCGAGGCCGAGACGCAGGGGCTGGCCGGGGAACAGGCCGCCGCGCTGCTCGGGCTCGGCGAGTGCGCCCTGGAGACGGGCGAGCTCGTGGCGGGCCGGCAGTACTTCGAGCGGGCCGAGGCCTGTCTCGCCGACGCGCCGCTGCCCGTCCGGGTCCCGGCGCTGCGCGGGCGGGCCGTCGCGCATTACCTCGCCGGGGAACTCCGGTACGCCGTGTACCTGCTGGAGGCCACCCTCGATGAGCTGAACCGCGGCGGCCTGCACGACCCGGACGCCCTGCTGCTGCTCTACGCCAGTGCCATCGGGCCGTACATGGACATGGGCGCGCACGCCCGCGCCGCCCAGGCCGCCGAGTTCGCCCTGGCGCTCGCCCCGCAGTCCGGCGACCCGGCCCTGGTCGCGCGCATGCACCGGTCGGTCGCCAGGACCCTGGTCGCCGAGGGACGTCTCGCCGAGGCCGACGCCTCGCTGGCCAAGGCGGCCGAGCTGTACCGGGGCCTGAAGATCCGCACCGAACTCGCCAACTGCCACTGGATGCGCGGCTACGTCTACGCCCAGGACGGGCAACTGGAGCGCGCGGAGGACGAGTTGCGGGAGGCGCTCGGCATGCTGTCGGCCAAGCGCGCCGCCCTCTACAGCAGCCAGGTCGCCGTCGAGCTGGCCGACGTGCTCCACCGGCGCGGCAAGTCCGACGAGGCGGCGGCCCTGCTGCACGGGGTCCTCGACGACCTGTCCCCCGAGCGCGGCGCCGTCCACTCCGCCGCCGCGCACCGGCTCCTCGGCATCATCGCCGAGGACGCCCGCCGCACCGAGGACGCCGAGGAGCACTACGTCCGCGCCCTGAGCCTGCTGGAGCGGGCGGGCGCGGCCGGCGACCTGGCCGACCTGTGCCGCCTGCTGGGGGACCTGCTGCGGCGCACGGGCCGGGTGGAGGCGGCCCTGGACGCCTACCGGACCGGTCTCGGCCACCGTACGGCTCCCGGCACGACGACCCTCGGGCCCGCGCCCGCACAGCCTCCTCTGTGAGGAGACAGGGGCGTCGGACAGTCGCGCGGGTTAGCCTCCTCTCCAAGATGTGAACGACCGGGGCGGGGCACGTGGAGAACCAACGGACGGTGGCCGACGGGCTGCGGACAGGCCTGCGCGCCCTCGTGTACGCCGTGCTCGGCGGCGGCGCTCTGATCACCATCGTGACCGTCGTGTCGGTGCTCGGGCCGATGCTGGCGCTCGATCTCTACACCCCGCCGGTCGCGGCCTGGTGGACCGTGTTCACCGCGATCACCGTCCAGGGCGTGCCCTTCCTGCTGCTGGGCACGGTCGTGTCGGCGGCGATCGGCGCGTTCGTGCCCGAGCGGGTGTTCCAGCGGTTGCTGCCCCGCCGTACGGCGCTCGCCGTGCCGGTCGCGGGCGCGGCGGGGGTCGTCCTGCCCGGCTGCGAGTGCGCGTCCGTGCCGGTGGCGGGCAGCCTCATGCGGCGGGGTGTCGCCCCCGCGGCCGCGCTCGCCTTCCTGCTGTCCGCGCCCGCGATCAACCCCGTCGTCCTGGTGGCGACCTCCGTCGCCTTCCCGGGCCAGCCGGAGATGGTCCTCGGCCGGCTGGTCGCCTCGCTCGCCACGGCCGTGGTGATGGGGTGGCTGTGGGCGCGGTTCGGGCGGGAGGAGTGGCTGAGGCCGCCGAAGCGGAGCGCGGCGCACGTCCCGCGTGGTCCGCGTGCTTTCGTCGCCGGGCTCCAGCACGACTTCCTGCACGCGGGCGGGTTCCTGGTGGTCGGTGCGGCGGCCGCGGCGACGTTCGCCATCGTCGTACCGCGGTCGTTGCTGGAGGTGTTCACCGGGTCGGCCTGGCTGTCGGTGCTGCTCCTGGCCCTGCTGGCGGTGGTGTTGTGCGTGTGCAGTGAGGCCGACGCGTTCGTGGCGGCGTCACTGAGCGGCTTCTCGCCCACCGCGCGCCTGGCGTTCATGGTGGTCGGGCCGATGGTCGACCTCAAGCTGATCGCGCTCCAGACGGGCACGTTCGGCAGGTCCTTCGCGCTGCGGTTCTCCTCCGCGACCTGGCTGGTGGCCGTCGCGAGCAGCGTCCTGGTGGGGTGGTGGCTGCTGTGAGGCACTACGGACCGGCCGTACTGCTCGCCCTCGTCGGCGCGGCGATCCTGCGGGTGTCGCTCTTCAGCGACCTGTATCTGCGGTATGTGCAGGCCGGGTTGCGGCCGTATCTGGTGGTGTCGGGGGTAGTGCTGGTGCTGCTCGCGGGGGTGGTGGGGGTGCTGGTGCGGTCGGCGGGGGAGCAGGAGGGCCCTCACCGGGAGGGCCCTCACTCCCACGCCGACCACGCCCATGGCCCCGCCGGTCCCCGTGTCGCCTGGTTCCTCACCCTCCCCGCCCTGGCCCTGATGCTGTTCCCGCCGCCCGCCCTCGGCTCCTACAGCGCGGAGCGCGAGACCGCCCAGCGCGCGGCCCGGGGCATCGGCACCTTCCCGGCGCTGCCGGCCGGGAACCCGCTCGACCTCACCCTCGGGGAGTTCGGCTCCCGGGCGGTCTACGACAGCGGCGGTTCCCTGAAGGGACGCACGGTCCGCCTCACCGGCTTCGTCACCCGCGACGCCGACGGCACCTGGTACGTCACCCGCCTCCTCGTCTCCTGCTGCGCCGCCGACGCGACCGCCGCCAAGGCCGAGGTGCGCGGCGCCGACGCCCCGCCCGTCGACACCTGGGTCACGGTCACCGGCACCTGGCACCCGGAGGGCGAACTGGGCTCGGCAGCCGCCTGGCCGCCGGTCCTCGACGCCACCTCGGTCCGGCAGGTACGGCAGCCGGACAACCCGTACGAGAAGCGCTGAGGGGCACGCCGCGGCGACGGCCCGGCGTACGGGTTTCGCCCCACCCGCGACGGGTAGTCGGGGCACGATTCCGGGAGGGCTCGGGGCACGATTCCGAGAGGGCTCGTAGGCCGCCGCACCGGCCGGTCCGGGCGGGCGGCGCGTACCGGCCCACTCCGTGTCCAGCGGGGCCGGCCCGGAAGAGCGTCGATGTGAAGGCCGGTGATCGAAGGAGGCGGTGGTCGTGCGGCCCAGGGACGATCCCCGAGGCGCTCCCGGCGACGACCCCGGTCCCCGCCACGCCGGGGGCGGTGACCTGGACCTGGACGGGATCCGGGCCGCCGATGTGATCGCCAGGGGTGTGCGCGGGGCCGAGCCCGGAGAGGTCCCGGGCCGGCTGTGCGAGGTTGCGGTCGAGCTGCTGCCGGTGGTCGGCGCGAGCGTGTCGCTGCGCAGCGAGGGTATGCCCGTCCAGCTGAGCGCCAGCAGCGCGCATGCCGCGCGCCTGGCGCAGATTCAGGCGACGCTGGGCGACGGTCCCTGCCAGAGCGCGCTGAAGGACGGGGCGCCCGTGCTCGCCTGCGACCTGACGACCGGCCGTGACGCGGGTCGCTGGCCGGTCTTCGCCCAGCAGGCGACGGAGGCCGGGGTACGGGCGGTGTACGCGGTGCCGCTGGGCACCGACGCGGTGTGCGTGGGCACCCTCGACCTGTACCGCGACAGCCCCGGCGGGCTCACCGACCGCCAGCTGCACGTGGCCCGGCTCGTGGCCGGTGTCATGACGGTGGCCCTGATGGCCCTGCCCCGCGAGACCGAGGTTGAACCGAGGGACGAGGAACCCTGGCTGAGCGGGCTGGCCGCGGACCACGACGAGGTCTACCAGGCCGTCGGCATGATCATGGCCCAGCTCGGCGTCGGCGCCGACGACGCACTCGCCCGCCTGCGCGCAGACGCCTTCGCCCGCGGCTGCACGGCCCTCGACGCGGCCCGCGAGGTGATCGCCCACCGCAGGCGTTTCGACCGGTACTGAGACCTGGCCGGTGGCTTGGGGGGTGGGGCGAGGCCCGGCGGTGGCCGTGGGGGTGGTGGTGAGATCGGTGGGGGCGGTGGTGTCCCCACTGGACCCGTGGGGTGGTGTTGACCGGTGGGTGGCGTGGAGGAGTGGGGCGAGGCCCGGCTGGCTGTCTGGGGGCGGTGATCAGGTCGGTGGGGGCGTGGGGGCGAGACCCGGTTGGTGGCATGGGTACTGGTGGTCCGATCGGTGGCGTGGGCCTGGCAGCGGCGTCGAGACCGGCTGGCGGCGTGGAAGCAGTGGAGAGACCCGGCTGGCGCCGTGGGGGTGGTGGCGAGACCGGCCTGTGGCGGGGGCGAGGTCCGCCGGTGGCGCGGGAGTGGTGGGGAGGGCCGGTCGGCGTGGCGGAGCGGTGGGGAGGCTCGGTCGGCGCGGCGGAGTGGTGGTGAGGTCCGCCGGTGGCGCGGGAGTGGTGGGGAGGACCGGTCGGCGTGGCGGAGCGGTGGGGAGGCTCGGTCGGCGCGGCGGAGTGGTGGTGAGGTCCGCCGGTGGCGCGGGAGTGGTGGGGAGGACCGGTCGGCGTGGCGGAGCGGTGGGGAGGCTCGGTCGGCGCGGCGGAGCGGCGGCGGGGCTCGGTCGGTCTGGCGGTGGGCCGGTCGGGGTGGTGGAGCTGTATGGGGTTCGGGAGCCGGTCGGTGTTCGTCAGATCTGGGCTCGGCCCTGCTTCCGGATTTCCGACAGGCGTTGCGCGCCGAGTTCGGCGGTCTGCTGGGTGACCTCCTCGTACACCTCGTCGAGGCCGGCGTTGGTGAGTGTGATCGTCTCCTCCCCGACCCGCACGGCCGCGAGGTCCACCGTGAGGTACGTCAGTTCCCCGTCCTCCGTCTCGCCGGCCAGCGTGACCCGCAGGGCCTGCCGGGCGTCTCCCACCGGCGGCAGCGGCATGTCGCTGACCTGGACGGCCTGGATGCCGCCGCGCGTGGTCGCGGCCGTGAACTCGCCGCACTTCCCCGGCAGCGACTTCAGCCAGGCCAGGGTGCGGTCGACGTCCGCCGGCGGGTGGGCGGCGATGTGGTAGCGCAACTGGGCGCCGGTGTCGGCGTCGTCGAACGCGGCCGTCGCCTGCGGGCCGGCCGGGGTGCCGAAGAGTTCCTCCGTGTAGAGGGCGTCGAGCAGCCGCTGGCAGTCAGGGTCCTCCGTGGTCGCCTTGAGCAGCCCGTCCCGCCAGGTCCTGGCACCCCGCGTCGGTTCCCACGGCTCCCCCAGATCGGCCCCGGTGATCAGTGCCGCCTGGGCCTGGGCCTCGGTGAGGCCGGCCCCGGAGCTCGCGGGCCGTTCGCCGGCGGGTGACGCGCCGGTGGGGGTGGCGGAGGCGGAGAACCACCGCGGCCGCGGTTCGTCCTGGACGGAACACGCGGCCGTGGCCAGCAGGGCGGTCACGGACAGCGCGGAGGCGAGGAGGGCGCGGGCGCCTGGGCCGCGTCGGCCGGCCGGAGGGTGGGGCATCGGAGGGTCTCCTGCGGGGAGTTCATGGAGGTGCCTCATGACGGGGCGGGCTCTCCAAGATCGGGCACGTGCTCTTACGGCACCACCGCGACGGTCGGCACACCAGTGCGACGGGCTGTTCGGGTGAGGGAGGCGTACGCGCTGCGCGCCCCCGCGAAAAAATGCCTCCCGCCAAAAGTGCGCCCCCGTTGAAAAAAGCCGTCGCCCCGCAGGCCGCCCCCCTGTTACGGTCACGCCCATGAAGCGCGCCCAGCCGTTCCCGTCTCTCACGACGACGCCGGAGAGTGTCCCGGCGCGCTGACAGCTGACGCAGATGTCCGAAGCCCCGGGGCGAGCGCCCCGGGGCTTCGTCGCGGTGGGGTACCGCCCGGCTCGAGCGAAGCCGAGAGCTGGGGAGCTCGCCCCAGACCCGAGGAGCCCACCATGCACGACCACCGACGGCTCGGCCGCGAGCTGAACCTCTTCGACACCGACCCGCTGATGGGCGCGGGGCTGCCGTACTGGCTGCCCGACGGCGCGATCGTGCGGCACACCCTGGAGGAGTACGTCCGCGAGGCGGAACAGCGGGCCGGCTACCGGCACGTGTACTCGCCCGCCCTCGGCAAACGCGAGCTGTACGAGATCTCCGGGCACTGGGACCACTACAGCGAGGACATGTTCCCGCCGATGGACCTCGGCTCGGAACAGGTCCTGCTGCGCCCGAGCCTGTGCCCCCACCACGCCCTGATCTACCGCTCCCGCTCCCACAGCTACCGCGAACTGCCCTTCCGTATGGCCGAGTTGGGGGGCATGTACCGCTCGGAGCTGTCCGGCGTCCTCGGCGGCCTGACCCGGGTGCGGGCCATCACCCTCAACGACGCGCACATCTTCTGCACCCTGGAGCAGGCCGTCGAGGAGGCGCGCGGCGCGCTGGAGCTGATCGGCCGCGCCTACGCGGACCTGGGCATCCGCGCGACCCGCCACCGTCTCTCCCTCCCCGGCGAGGGCGGCAAGTACGTCGCGGACCCGGACCTGTGGCGGCGGGCCACCGCCCTGCTGCGCGAAGTCCTGGACGGCTCCGGCATCCCCTACGAGGCCGCCGAGGGCGAGGCGGCCTTCTACGGCCCGAAGATCGACGT encodes the following:
- a CDS encoding DUF397 domain-containing protein, translating into MGSSQNLTNARWRKSSYSGNTGGDCVEVVDLGLPGVAVRDSKKPEVGILTVSPEAYAAFVMYVSA
- a CDS encoding Ig-like domain-containing protein, whose amino-acid sequence is MRRRTLPTATALAVLFSSVALVATGAGSAVADSSTTLPLKSTGDIVVDGVHQRVFISDPTAGQVVVTNYAGTVVGTVGSLPGVHGLELSPDSGTLYAAVHDATAVVAIDTATATETRRWSTGQGAGPAYVALAGGKLWFSYGASGDGNIGSLDPNAADPGLTLGQDTSRTFYEAPILDASAGAPGTLVAGAPGQSPVELAVYDVSSGTASRTAYAFDPGNTGGGNLQDLAVTPDGKDVVTASGAPYYQAVYKLTDLSADGKYVTNTYPNAVDIAPNGDVAAGTFSWYDPDVHVFKPGTSTPLKQYDFPNTGTSSGADTLAPAGLAWAPDETKLFAISENDSNVYSLRILDAPTKTSTTLTANAPATATRAKSLTLTGSLTSSAAFPAGTTVSVTRTDDESPSGKPLGTATVAADGSYSFTDTPPAGGKVTYTVTYAGDADHAGATASASTTVAKTATTLTLTNNGKVYDYGRDITFTAHLGTTYKNRTVEIWADPYGSDKPNTLVKKGTVNSAGDLAATIHLTRDTKVSAKFTGDTRYAPKTVTNSVYTRVKISTSLSGYYKSATAWNQKYFYFRQSKDPVHNTTMSMYPGRKYQLQVQRYSDGAWRTTATEYFALDRYGKDATTLDGTPPVGPRFRIRSSYIDPTSGDNVNTTTYGAWKYFVFTR
- a CDS encoding MerR family transcriptional regulator — its product is MFIGELSRRTGVSTRSLRYYEQQGLLRPQRRVSGYREFDESDVATVRRVRILLAAGLNTDLIREVLPCMVDEGAILAPTCEEMAQDLKDERERLGRSIEQLQAAHAMLGSIIHAGEPVTVRAGCDG
- a CDS encoding SDR family oxidoreductase, with translation MTTTHSTQESRTIDPKALAGKKAVVTGGTIGMGRAIAQALTDRGAEVLYTGRNDQRLAEAQAALDTPLAHPVRSDATDATAIAALGDQVADRLGRIDYLFVNQGIAEFQTLEEVTEESWDRIFDVNAKGAFFTVQRLAPLMSEGGSIVFTTVSNGQIFPGLSAYSGAKEAVAAFAKVLAAELLPRKIRVNSIAPGFILTPTMGVAELTDEQRAEFVEQGNASTPMGRGGTVEEIAAAALYLAVEATFTTGVELPVDGGFGQGLGA
- a CDS encoding tetratricopeptide repeat protein gives rise to the protein MGERDDPGTIGRRVQRLRVERGMTQRELAEPAYTPAYVSTLESGRVRPSDDALRHLAGRLGVAFDELATGRSARLVTELRMRLTEAQRVFAVGEAEAAAEQYAGLLVEAETQGLAGEQAAALLGLGECALETGELVAGRQYFERAEACLADAPLPVRVPALRGRAVAHYLAGELRYAVYLLEATLDELNRGGLHDPDALLLLYASAIGPYMDMGAHARAAQAAEFALALAPQSGDPALVARMHRSVARTLVAEGRLAEADASLAKAAELYRGLKIRTELANCHWMRGYVYAQDGQLERAEDELREALGMLSAKRAALYSSQVAVELADVLHRRGKSDEAAALLHGVLDDLSPERGAVHSAAAHRLLGIIAEDARRTEDAEEHYVRALSLLERAGAAGDLADLCRLLGDLLRRTGRVEAALDAYRTGLGHRTAPGTTTLGPAPAQPPL
- a CDS encoding permease, producing the protein MENQRTVADGLRTGLRALVYAVLGGGALITIVTVVSVLGPMLALDLYTPPVAAWWTVFTAITVQGVPFLLLGTVVSAAIGAFVPERVFQRLLPRRTALAVPVAGAAGVVLPGCECASVPVAGSLMRRGVAPAAALAFLLSAPAINPVVLVATSVAFPGQPEMVLGRLVASLATAVVMGWLWARFGREEWLRPPKRSAAHVPRGPRAFVAGLQHDFLHAGGFLVVGAAAAATFAIVVPRSLLEVFTGSAWLSVLLLALLAVVLCVCSEADAFVAASLSGFSPTARLAFMVVGPMVDLKLIALQTGTFGRSFALRFSSATWLVAVASSVLVGWWLL
- a CDS encoding TIGR03943 family protein, whose amino-acid sequence is MRHYGPAVLLALVGAAILRVSLFSDLYLRYVQAGLRPYLVVSGVVLVLLAGVVGVLVRSAGEQEGPHREGPHSHADHAHGPAGPRVAWFLTLPALALMLFPPPALGSYSAERETAQRAARGIGTFPALPAGNPLDLTLGEFGSRAVYDSGGSLKGRTVRLTGFVTRDADGTWYVTRLLVSCCAADATAAKAEVRGADAPPVDTWVTVTGTWHPEGELGSAAAWPPVLDATSVRQVRQPDNPYEKR
- a CDS encoding GAF and ANTAR domain-containing protein, with protein sequence MVVRPRDDPRGAPGDDPGPRHAGGGDLDLDGIRAADVIARGVRGAEPGEVPGRLCEVAVELLPVVGASVSLRSEGMPVQLSASSAHAARLAQIQATLGDGPCQSALKDGAPVLACDLTTGRDAGRWPVFAQQATEAGVRAVYAVPLGTDAVCVGTLDLYRDSPGGLTDRQLHVARLVAGVMTVALMALPRETEVEPRDEEPWLSGLAADHDEVYQAVGMIMAQLGVGADDALARLRADAFARGCTALDAAREVIAHRRRFDRY